From a region of the Bradyrhizobium diazoefficiens genome:
- the glsA gene encoding glutaminase A: MTPLSPLASAWTRSKPPLLRFLDNCLNEFSAETSGSVADYIPELGKADPACFGISLATLDGHVYEVGDSRVPFTIQSMSKPFVFALALDLLGAGRVESAIGVEPSGDPFNSIRLNSENHPFNPMVNAGAIACTGLIYDSKGTEAFEQIRLALGRFAGRELGVDEAVYGSESQTGDRNRAIAYLLKTNAVISDNVAAVLDVYFRQCAVLVTARDIAVMAATLANRGVNPVTGEQVLSAYAISRTLSVMTSSGMYDYAGEWIYRIGIPAKSGVGGGILAALPARLGLGSYSPKLDKHGNSVRGIKVCEALSSHYDLHMLNRSDDARNAVIADYDIGRSPSRRVRRPQEREILAAHEQEVRVIELVGTLSLSAVDYVSRRLAGRSRPQFVIFDLHRVTSTTRAGARLVAEAFEELAALNVTVVLSGVRRTSREWDSLREWTAELKNVRDFYLLDTAIEWAEDQIVYRYGGSIDFHETTELAEQPLLEGLGEDELTDLASICIIRTYQSGAKILATGDPADALFFLRSGAVHVTLPDGVRLATLTAGMAFGEMALLETTRSADVFADMAATAYEVPLKEFGRFRKQHPHASERIMRNLAQLLADRLIVANAKVDILTST, translated from the coding sequence ATGACACCGCTCTCGCCGCTCGCCTCCGCCTGGACCCGCTCGAAACCGCCCTTGCTGCGGTTCCTGGACAATTGCCTCAACGAATTCTCCGCCGAAACCTCGGGCAGCGTTGCCGACTACATTCCGGAGCTCGGCAAGGCCGACCCAGCCTGTTTCGGCATCAGCCTCGCAACCCTGGATGGCCATGTCTATGAAGTCGGCGACAGCCGGGTACCCTTCACCATCCAGTCGATGTCGAAGCCGTTCGTGTTCGCGCTGGCGCTGGACCTGCTCGGCGCTGGCAGGGTCGAGAGCGCGATCGGTGTCGAGCCGTCGGGCGATCCCTTCAACTCGATCCGGCTCAACTCCGAGAACCATCCGTTCAACCCTATGGTCAATGCCGGCGCGATCGCCTGCACCGGGCTGATCTACGACAGCAAGGGCACGGAGGCCTTCGAGCAGATCCGCCTTGCGCTCGGCCGCTTCGCGGGGCGCGAGCTCGGCGTCGACGAAGCCGTCTACGGCTCGGAAAGTCAGACCGGCGACCGCAACCGCGCCATCGCGTATCTCCTGAAGACCAACGCGGTGATCTCGGACAACGTCGCCGCCGTGCTCGACGTCTATTTCCGGCAATGCGCCGTGCTGGTCACGGCGCGCGACATCGCGGTGATGGCGGCAACGCTCGCCAATCGCGGCGTCAACCCGGTCACGGGCGAACAGGTGCTGAGCGCTTACGCGATCTCGCGCACGCTCTCGGTGATGACTTCCTCGGGCATGTACGACTATGCCGGCGAATGGATCTACCGCATCGGCATTCCCGCCAAGAGCGGCGTCGGGGGCGGCATTCTGGCGGCGCTCCCTGCCCGCCTCGGCCTTGGCAGCTATTCGCCGAAGCTCGACAAGCACGGCAACAGCGTGCGCGGCATCAAGGTCTGCGAGGCGCTGTCCTCGCATTACGATCTGCACATGCTCAACCGCAGCGACGACGCCCGCAACGCCGTCATCGCCGACTACGACATCGGCAGGAGCCCGTCACGCCGCGTACGCCGGCCGCAGGAGCGCGAAATCCTGGCTGCACATGAGCAGGAGGTGCGGGTCATCGAGCTGGTCGGCACGCTGTCTCTGTCCGCCGTCGACTACGTCTCCCGGCGGCTCGCAGGGCGGTCCCGTCCGCAATTCGTGATCTTCGATCTCCACCGCGTCACCTCGACCACGCGCGCCGGGGCGCGGCTCGTGGCCGAAGCGTTCGAGGAGCTCGCCGCACTGAATGTCACGGTGGTGCTGTCAGGCGTCAGGCGCACATCCAGGGAGTGGGATAGTTTGCGGGAATGGACCGCGGAGCTGAAGAACGTCCGCGACTTCTACCTGCTCGACACCGCGATCGAATGGGCCGAGGATCAGATCGTCTATCGCTATGGCGGATCGATCGACTTCCATGAGACCACCGAGCTTGCCGAGCAGCCGCTGCTCGAGGGTCTGGGCGAGGACGAACTGACGGACCTCGCCTCGATCTGCATCATCCGCACCTATCAGTCCGGCGCGAAGATTCTCGCCACGGGCGACCCCGCCGATGCCCTGTTCTTCCTGCGCAGCGGTGCCGTGCACGTCACGCTGCCCGACGGCGTGCGGCTCGCGACGCTGACCGCCGGCATGGCGTTCGGCGAAATGGCGCTGCTGGAAACGACGCGGTCGGCCGACGTCTTTGCCGACATGGCGGCGACTGCGTACGAAGTGCCGCTGAAGGAGTT
- a CDS encoding TRAP transporter permease encodes MSASITSAPQDEAKRVVFDDPHGAAANMQEAEVTRVRTLRGAWRWTLVAATAATILLCINQQFSLRFFVGYTQLNTEYFYLLIALMLPFTFLIFPGTARAPLDRVPWYDLVFFVVTFAAALILMSNVRKAAEAGWEFGGAPNSVIAAGLVMWAMLMEALRRTGGWSLLLSVLPFTVYPLFAEAGWLGPFRGAQSTLEQATAYHVLSGESLLGIPIQAFADTVIGFLVFGTALMMTGAGKFFINLAFALCGTFRGGAAKVCIFASGLLGMMSGSIISNVLTAGTMTIPVMKKSGFRASYAGAIEACASTGAVLAPPVMGATAFVIAQFLNVSYADVALAAIIPAILYYIGLFMQVDAYAARHGLEGIPRAELPRIMDTIKDGWYYVFVIALLIVMLLYFKRESHAPFYATALLLILNQFFSKDTRWTFSTIGRFLELNGRTFVELVGILAGCGLLIGAFSMTGVVSSLANDLLTLAGDNALLLLGMCAITSLILGLGLTTTACYIFLAILVAPALEKLGLNRMAVHMFIFYWGMLSSITPPVAIASFAAAGIAGSPAMKTGWESMWVGSIIYFLPFFFVLNPALVLQGSSPYLAALGLMALAAFGTLFICGGIQGYQSFVGDLRGAGALEWPIRVLLVIGGFVVATPGGGIMPLSQIQVTLLGLAILAPTALLALLLVRRQTIVPDGLRAP; translated from the coding sequence ATGTCTGCTTCAATTACTTCCGCCCCGCAAGACGAGGCCAAGCGGGTCGTGTTCGACGACCCACATGGCGCGGCCGCCAACATGCAGGAAGCGGAGGTGACGCGCGTGCGCACCTTGCGCGGCGCCTGGCGCTGGACGCTGGTCGCAGCGACCGCGGCGACGATCCTGCTATGCATCAACCAGCAATTCTCGCTGCGTTTCTTCGTCGGCTACACCCAGCTCAACACGGAGTATTTCTATCTCCTGATCGCGCTGATGCTGCCGTTCACCTTCCTGATCTTTCCGGGCACGGCGCGCGCGCCGCTCGACCGTGTTCCCTGGTACGACCTAGTCTTCTTCGTCGTGACCTTCGCGGCGGCCCTGATACTGATGTCCAACGTACGCAAGGCGGCGGAAGCCGGCTGGGAATTCGGCGGCGCACCGAACAGCGTGATCGCGGCAGGGCTCGTGATGTGGGCGATGCTGATGGAGGCGCTGCGCCGCACCGGCGGCTGGAGCCTGCTCTTGAGCGTGCTTCCCTTCACCGTCTATCCGCTGTTCGCTGAGGCCGGCTGGCTCGGGCCGTTCCGCGGCGCGCAATCGACGCTGGAACAGGCAACCGCCTATCATGTGCTATCGGGCGAAAGCCTGCTTGGCATTCCCATCCAGGCCTTTGCCGACACCGTGATCGGCTTTCTCGTGTTCGGCACTGCGCTGATGATGACCGGTGCCGGAAAATTCTTCATCAACCTTGCCTTCGCACTGTGCGGCACATTCCGCGGCGGCGCGGCGAAGGTTTGCATCTTTGCGAGCGGCCTGCTCGGCATGATGTCGGGCTCGATCATCTCCAACGTGCTGACCGCCGGCACCATGACGATCCCCGTGATGAAGAAGAGCGGCTTTCGCGCGTCCTATGCCGGCGCAATCGAGGCCTGCGCCTCGACCGGCGCCGTGCTGGCGCCGCCGGTGATGGGCGCGACTGCCTTCGTGATCGCGCAATTCCTCAACGTCAGCTATGCCGACGTCGCGCTCGCCGCGATCATCCCGGCCATACTCTACTACATCGGCCTGTTCATGCAGGTCGACGCCTATGCCGCGCGCCACGGACTGGAAGGCATTCCGCGCGCCGAGCTGCCGCGCATCATGGATACGATCAAGGACGGCTGGTACTACGTCTTCGTCATCGCGCTGCTGATCGTGATGCTGCTCTACTTCAAGCGCGAGAGCCATGCACCGTTCTACGCAACCGCCCTTCTCCTGATCCTCAACCAGTTCTTTTCCAAAGACACGCGCTGGACGTTCTCGACGATCGGCAGATTCCTCGAGCTCAACGGCCGTACCTTCGTCGAGCTCGTCGGTATCCTCGCCGGATGCGGCCTCCTGATCGGCGCGTTCTCGATGACCGGGGTGGTGTCGAGCCTCGCCAACGACCTGTTGACGCTGGCCGGCGACAACGCCCTTCTGCTGCTCGGCATGTGCGCCATCACCAGCCTGATCCTCGGCCTCGGGCTGACGACGACGGCCTGCTACATCTTCCTCGCCATTCTGGTCGCGCCCGCGCTGGAGAAGCTCGGGCTCAACCGCATGGCGGTGCACATGTTCATCTTCTATTGGGGCATGCTGTCGTCGATCACCCCGCCAGTCGCGATCGCTTCGTTCGCCGCCGCAGGCATTGCCGGCTCGCCGGCGATGAAAACGGGCTGGGAATCGATGTGGGTCGGCAGCATCATCTATTTTCTGCCGTTCTTCTTCGTGCTCAATCCGGCGCTGGTGCTGCAGGGGTCGAGCCCCTATCTTGCCGCGCTCGGCCTGATGGCGCTGGCTGCGTTCGGAACGCTGTTCATCTGCGGCGGCATTCAGGGCTACCAGTCCTTCGTCGGCGATCTCCGCGGTGCCGGTGCGCTGGAATGGCCGATTCGCGTGCTGCTCGTCATTGGCGGCTTCGTGGTGGCGACACCGGGTGGCGGGATCATGCCGCTGTCGCAGATCCAGGTGACGCTGCTGGGCCTTGCCATCCTTGCGCCCACCGCTTTGCTCGCCCTGCTGCTGGTCCGGCGGCAGACCATAGTTCCGGACGGGTTGCGCGCACCCTGA
- a CDS encoding TAXI family TRAP transporter solute-binding subunit, with amino-acid sequence MLRGLLMLAPALVAGISFASTGYSFAEDIKLPTTMAFTAYDTGTAGFNIAVGVGKMMKDKYGTDVRVLPAGNDVARLAPLRAKRAAASAMGSGTYFAQEGVFEFGAKEWGPQPLQILLSSVDCNCGSLGVAADTGVKELKDLKGKRVGFVVGSPALNQNSLAVLAFAGLTQKDVKIVEFASYGAMWKGLINNDVDAAFGTTITGPAKEAETSPRGLIWPPLPAKDKEGWARMHKVGSFFFPQLATCGAGISPDKPVELGNYPYPIFVAYASQPADQVYAIAKAMIVNYDVYKDSAPGAGGLAADRQTKNWVVPVHPGAVKALKEAGQWNDAQEAHNNKLIKRQEVLTAAWADYGKSNPPSDDKAFLAGWMKARATALAKADMPNGFEE; translated from the coding sequence ATGCTTCGAGGGTTGCTCATGCTCGCGCCTGCCTTGGTCGCGGGCATTTCTTTTGCGTCTACAGGCTATTCTTTCGCCGAAGACATCAAGCTGCCGACAACAATGGCCTTCACCGCCTATGACACCGGCACCGCCGGCTTCAACATCGCGGTCGGCGTCGGCAAGATGATGAAGGACAAATACGGCACCGACGTGCGCGTGCTGCCGGCGGGCAACGACGTCGCCCGCCTCGCACCGTTGCGCGCCAAGCGCGCGGCGGCCTCGGCAATGGGATCCGGCACCTACTTCGCACAAGAAGGCGTGTTCGAGTTCGGCGCGAAGGAATGGGGCCCGCAGCCGCTCCAGATCCTGCTCTCGTCCGTCGATTGCAATTGCGGTTCGCTCGGCGTCGCCGCCGACACCGGCGTGAAGGAGCTCAAGGACCTCAAAGGCAAGCGCGTCGGGTTCGTGGTCGGCTCGCCGGCGCTGAACCAGAACTCGCTCGCCGTGCTCGCCTTCGCCGGGCTGACGCAGAAGGATGTCAAGATCGTCGAGTTCGCAAGCTACGGCGCGATGTGGAAGGGCCTGATCAACAACGACGTCGATGCCGCCTTCGGCACCACCATCACCGGCCCGGCCAAGGAGGCCGAGACCTCGCCGCGCGGCCTGATCTGGCCGCCGCTGCCCGCCAAGGACAAAGAGGGCTGGGCGCGGATGCACAAGGTCGGATCGTTTTTCTTCCCGCAGCTCGCCACCTGCGGCGCCGGGATCTCGCCGGACAAACCGGTGGAGCTTGGCAACTACCCCTATCCGATCTTCGTCGCCTACGCCTCGCAGCCGGCCGACCAGGTCTATGCGATCGCCAAGGCGATGATCGTGAATTACGACGTCTACAAGGATTCCGCACCCGGCGCGGGCGGGCTGGCAGCCGACCGCCAGACCAAGAACTGGGTGGTGCCGGTGCATCCCGGTGCGGTGAAGGCGTTGAAGGAAGCCGGACAATGGAACGATGCGCAGGAGGCGCACAACAACAAGCTGATCAAGCGGCAGGAGGTGCTGACAGCCGCGTGGGCTGATTACGGCAAGTCCAATCCGCCGTCGGACGACAAGGCGTTCCTCGCGGGCTGGATGAAGGCGCGCGCGACGGCGCTCGCCAAGGCCGACATGCCCAACGGGTTCGAGGAATAG
- a CDS encoding biotin/lipoyl-containing protein has translation MPEIKIVTEVAGRVCATPVQVGGTVADGDDVVVVEAMKMEIPIPSPANGTITSLLVKLDDVVAEGQAIAIVAN, from the coding sequence ATGCCAGAAATTAAGATCGTCACCGAGGTCGCGGGACGCGTCTGCGCAACTCCCGTGCAAGTTGGAGGAACCGTCGCAGATGGCGATGACGTTGTGGTGGTCGAAGCGATGAAGATGGAGATTCCGATACCCTCGCCTGCGAACGGCACGATCACGTCGCTTCTCGTCAAGCTCGACGACGTCGTTGCCGAGGGACAGGCGATCGCGATCGTCGCGAACTGA
- a CDS encoding helix-turn-helix domain-containing protein, with the protein MGRRSERLSRQGALAGDAGEGDVIQVVSRAFDVLRCFEGHEARLGNLEISNRCGLPRSTVSRLTHTLTRMGQLVYLPRDQKYRIGPSAVAMSASMMKGAQLRSMIRQRLQEVAEQLPGTVGFVVPDRFHLVYLQFARSATALGLHEGTGSRISMASTAAGAAYTAALAPEIGDAFLVDMEREAPEAARILKPRIEANRQSLRERGYVVACGLWSPHINGLAVPIWSPQYQTFVVITIGLLSAMYDEERLHAEVAPLMLELGRSLGSLVEGAEGDVFNNRIPRKPVAMAVHNNNKPINSEGVNELEAGTRRARPARSLRAGDGRR; encoded by the coding sequence ATGGGACGACGATCGGAGCGGTTGAGTAGGCAAGGCGCGCTCGCTGGCGACGCCGGTGAGGGTGATGTCATCCAGGTGGTGTCGCGGGCGTTCGACGTGTTGCGATGCTTCGAGGGCCACGAGGCCCGGCTCGGCAATCTCGAGATTTCCAATCGCTGTGGCCTGCCGCGCTCGACGGTGTCGCGGCTCACGCATACGCTGACGCGGATGGGGCAACTGGTTTACCTGCCGCGCGATCAAAAATATCGCATCGGCCCGAGCGCAGTGGCGATGAGCGCCTCGATGATGAAGGGCGCGCAGCTGCGCAGCATGATCCGCCAGCGGCTCCAGGAAGTCGCCGAGCAACTGCCCGGCACCGTCGGCTTCGTCGTTCCCGATCGCTTCCATCTCGTCTATCTCCAGTTCGCGCGCTCGGCGACCGCCCTCGGCCTGCACGAGGGCACGGGCAGCCGCATCTCGATGGCTTCGACCGCCGCGGGTGCGGCTTACACCGCGGCGTTGGCGCCGGAGATCGGCGATGCCTTCCTCGTTGACATGGAACGGGAAGCTCCCGAGGCCGCCAGGATCCTGAAGCCCCGCATCGAGGCCAACCGGCAGTCGCTGCGCGAACGCGGCTACGTCGTGGCCTGCGGCCTCTGGAGCCCGCACATCAATGGTCTCGCGGTGCCGATCTGGTCGCCGCAGTACCAGACCTTCGTTGTCATCACGATCGGCCTGCTGTCCGCGATGTATGACGAGGAGCGGCTGCATGCCGAAGTCGCGCCACTGATGCTCGAACTCGGCCGTTCGCTCGGCAGCCTGGTCGAAGGCGCGGAAGGCGACGTCTTCAACAACCGCATCCCGCGTAAACCGGTCGCCATGGCCGTGCACAACAACAACAAGCCGATCAATTCGGAGGGAGTGAATGAACTGGAAGCCGGAACTCGACGAGCTCGCCCGGCGCGAAGCCTTCGCGCGGGAGATGGGCGGCGTTGA
- a CDS encoding carboxyl transferase domain-containing protein has protein sequence MNWKPELDELARREAFAREMGGVDKVKRQHDQGRLTVRERIDKLIDRGSFHEIGAVSGIGEYDSSGELKNVTPANCVFGRARVDGRTIVVVGDDFTVRGGSADASISAKPLMAEEMAHDLRLPIVRIIEGSGGGGSVKTIETKGAANLPGGIGGTRWYRFTTENLSRVPVVALGLGSVAGLGAARLAASHYSIMTRKSAMFVAGPPVVKALGQDLSKEELGGADIQTRAGAVDHAVDTEEEAFACARRFLSYLPASVYELPPTLPCADNPERSEEALLNAVPRNRKQVYKMRPIIEQVVDKGSFFEVARNFGKPVIVGLARLEGRAVLLLASDSFHYGGSWTADACQKVVRWVDFAETFHLPVVYLMDCPGFMIGLDAEKAATIRHGVRAMAAVNQTTVPWCTVILRNAFGVAGVVHQPADRFSIRYAWPSAYWGSLPLEGGIEAAYRADIDAAEDKAAKLREIEERLNKLRSPFRSAEKFWVEEIIDPRKTRSLLCEFARLAEPLRKPGPPENFSIRP, from the coding sequence ATGAACTGGAAGCCGGAACTCGACGAGCTCGCCCGGCGCGAAGCCTTCGCGCGGGAGATGGGCGGCGTTGACAAGGTCAAGCGACAGCATGACCAGGGCCGGCTGACTGTTCGAGAGCGTATCGACAAGCTGATCGATCGGGGCAGCTTCCACGAGATCGGTGCCGTCTCCGGCATCGGCGAGTACGATTCAAGCGGCGAGCTGAAAAATGTGACGCCGGCCAACTGCGTGTTCGGCCGTGCGCGCGTCGATGGCCGCACAATTGTCGTGGTCGGCGACGATTTCACCGTGCGCGGCGGCTCCGCCGATGCCTCGATCTCGGCAAAGCCCTTGATGGCGGAGGAGATGGCGCATGATCTCCGCCTGCCCATCGTCCGCATCATCGAAGGCTCCGGCGGCGGCGGCTCGGTCAAGACCATCGAGACCAAGGGCGCGGCGAATCTGCCGGGCGGCATCGGCGGCACGCGCTGGTATCGCTTCACGACCGAGAACCTGTCGCGCGTGCCCGTGGTCGCACTCGGCCTCGGCTCGGTCGCAGGCTTGGGTGCCGCGCGCCTTGCGGCCAGCCACTATTCCATCATGACCCGGAAGTCCGCGATGTTCGTCGCGGGGCCGCCGGTGGTGAAGGCGCTGGGACAGGACCTCTCGAAGGAGGAACTGGGCGGCGCCGACATCCAGACCCGGGCCGGCGCGGTCGATCACGCCGTCGATACGGAAGAAGAGGCGTTCGCCTGCGCGCGGCGTTTCCTCTCCTACCTGCCGGCCTCGGTCTACGAGCTGCCGCCGACCTTGCCCTGCGCCGACAATCCGGAGCGCAGCGAGGAAGCGCTGCTGAACGCGGTGCCGCGCAACCGCAAGCAGGTCTACAAGATGCGGCCGATCATCGAACAGGTCGTCGACAAAGGCTCGTTCTTCGAGGTCGCAAGGAATTTCGGCAAGCCCGTCATCGTTGGCCTGGCGCGGCTCGAGGGCAGGGCGGTGCTGCTGCTCGCCAGCGACAGCTTTCACTATGGCGGGTCCTGGACGGCGGATGCCTGCCAGAAGGTGGTGCGGTGGGTCGATTTCGCGGAGACCTTCCATCTGCCGGTCGTCTATCTCATGGACTGCCCCGGCTTCATGATCGGCCTCGATGCCGAGAAGGCGGCCACCATCCGCCACGGTGTCCGCGCCATGGCCGCGGTGAACCAGACCACCGTGCCCTGGTGCACCGTGATCCTGCGCAACGCCTTCGGCGTCGCGGGCGTGGTGCATCAGCCCGCCGACCGTTTCTCGATCCGCTACGCCTGGCCGTCGGCCTATTGGGGCTCGCTCCCGCTCGAAGGCGGCATCGAGGCGGCCTACCGCGCCGACATCGATGCGGCCGAGGACAAGGCAGCCAAGCTGAGGGAGATCGAGGAGCGCCTCAACAAGCTGCGCTCGCCATTCCGCTCGGCCGAAAAATTCTGGGTCGAGGAGATCATCGATCCCCGGAAGACGAGGTCGCTGCTATGCGAGTTCGCCCGGCTGGCAGAGCCCTTGCGCAAGCCGGGACCGCCGGAGAATTTTTCGATCAGGCCGTAG
- a CDS encoding FAD-binding oxidoreductase codes for MPAAGPSSEPIIPTVPLTAQMRDSLRAIVGEKGLVEDEHGKQPFVTDWRGLLVGRAGAVVRPGSTEEVAKVVRLCHEHGVAIVPQGGNTGLMGGATPWPAHTGIVLSLGRMNRVLEVDATGYTMTVEAGCVLQALQETAARHDRFLPLSLGAQGSCMIGGNLSTNAGGVQVLRYGNARNLVLGLEVVLPSGEVWDGLRALKKDNTGYDLKHLFMGAEGTLGIITKAVLKLWPAPKDVCTAWLAIRDPRAALEILSEAHGASEDNVGSCELMSRAAIDMVLRHIPGTQDPLRANTPWYLLLEWSSARARQDGAAGIAEKMEQFLADQLEAGRVLDAAIAQTGNQSQNMWHIRESVAEASRAEGPGLSYDVSVAISRIPEFIDLGLKAVCDILPTIRPYPLGHIGDGNLHFSFMGPPGMDQQTLTQYKVAITRAVNDLITSMDGSISAEHGIGIDKLDELSHYRSKTELDIMRTIKRALDPQNIMNPGKVLRL; via the coding sequence ATGCCGGCTGCCGGCCCGTCGTCCGAACCCATCATTCCGACCGTTCCGCTCACCGCCCAGATGCGCGATTCGCTGCGCGCGATCGTCGGCGAGAAGGGCCTCGTCGAGGACGAGCACGGCAAGCAGCCGTTCGTCACGGACTGGCGCGGGTTGCTGGTCGGACGTGCCGGAGCCGTCGTTCGTCCTGGCAGCACCGAGGAAGTCGCGAAGGTGGTCAGGCTCTGCCATGAACATGGCGTCGCAATCGTGCCGCAAGGTGGAAACACCGGCCTGATGGGCGGAGCCACGCCCTGGCCCGCGCACACCGGCATCGTCTTGTCGCTTGGCCGCATGAACCGCGTGCTGGAGGTCGATGCCACAGGTTACACCATGACGGTCGAGGCCGGCTGCGTGCTGCAGGCTCTTCAGGAGACTGCGGCCAGGCACGACAGATTCCTGCCCCTCAGCCTTGGCGCTCAGGGCTCGTGCATGATCGGCGGCAATCTGTCGACCAATGCCGGCGGCGTGCAGGTGCTCCGCTATGGCAATGCCCGCAATCTGGTCCTGGGACTCGAAGTCGTGCTGCCGAGCGGCGAGGTCTGGGACGGGTTGCGTGCGCTCAAGAAGGACAATACCGGCTACGACCTCAAGCACCTTTTCATGGGCGCCGAAGGAACGCTCGGCATCATCACCAAGGCCGTCCTCAAGCTGTGGCCGGCGCCGAAGGACGTCTGCACGGCGTGGCTGGCGATCCGGGATCCGCGCGCGGCGCTGGAGATCCTGTCGGAAGCCCATGGCGCATCCGAGGACAATGTCGGCTCCTGCGAGCTGATGAGCCGCGCCGCCATCGACATGGTGCTCCGCCACATCCCCGGCACGCAGGATCCGCTCAGGGCGAACACGCCATGGTACCTGCTGCTCGAATGGTCGTCCGCGCGGGCGCGCCAGGACGGGGCCGCGGGCATAGCGGAGAAGATGGAGCAGTTTCTCGCCGATCAACTCGAGGCCGGACGTGTGCTCGACGCGGCGATCGCGCAGACCGGAAACCAATCGCAAAACATGTGGCACATCCGGGAAAGCGTCGCCGAGGCCTCGCGGGCCGAGGGGCCGGGGCTCAGCTACGATGTCTCGGTGGCCATCTCCAGGATTCCGGAGTTCATCGACCTCGGGCTCAAGGCCGTGTGCGACATTCTCCCGACCATCCGGCCCTATCCGCTCGGGCATATTGGCGACGGCAATCTGCACTTTTCGTTCATGGGGCCGCCCGGCATGGATCAGCAGACATTGACCCAATACAAGGTCGCCATCACGCGGGCCGTGAACGATCTCATCACCTCCATGGACGGCTCGATCTCGGCGGAACACGGCATCGGCATCGACAAGCTCGACGAGCTCAGCCATTACCGCTCGAAGACCGAGCTCGACATCATGCGAACGATCAAGCGCGCGCTCGATCCGCAAAACATCATGAATCCCGGCAAGGTGCTGCGGCTGTGA
- a CDS encoding pilus assembly protein TadG-related protein — MLRRAMLCFATDRKANVAIIFALTMVPIIFLLGMTLDYTLALRKREQLNAAADAAAIAAVRPAMLAQSDSAVVKATAEAVFAAKANLPGLSSVPTPTVTITNSGLSRTITVSYTAQSVNNFPGVLGKQTWQVAGSATAKASSAPNMNFYLLMDDSPSMGIGATAGDISKLITYTASKYQSATSSQNCGFACHETNIAHDGGTKDNLAIARANNITLRIDLVTNAVNQLLNSWPNCPQAGISGGVMQCMAALNNTTYKAALYTFDVALNTLATLTTPTTAGTKVSNIALMPVYYQNCVFSGCSSSSSTNPPTDYGTNIAGALTSLNGIMPTPGLGSNTAGDTPQEVVFLVTDGVEDKISSTCPNGSFASYKRCQQPLDTAMCTSIKNRGIKIAVLYTEYLQLIANVDTGIQKTDSWYMNWIDKYDQPTSSTGTIAQNLEACASPGFYKSVKNGQNISDALTDLFIKVASSTASLVQ, encoded by the coding sequence ATGCTCCGCCGCGCAATGCTCTGTTTCGCGACAGACCGGAAGGCCAACGTCGCCATCATCTTCGCGCTGACGATGGTTCCTATCATCTTTCTCCTGGGCATGACGCTCGACTACACGCTGGCCTTGCGCAAGCGCGAGCAGTTGAACGCAGCCGCCGACGCCGCCGCGATCGCAGCCGTGCGGCCGGCCATGCTGGCACAGAGCGATAGCGCCGTCGTCAAGGCCACCGCGGAAGCCGTTTTCGCGGCGAAGGCGAATCTTCCCGGCCTGTCGTCGGTCCCGACGCCGACGGTCACTATCACCAATTCCGGTCTCTCGCGAACCATCACGGTGTCCTACACCGCACAGTCCGTCAACAATTTCCCCGGCGTGCTCGGCAAGCAGACCTGGCAGGTGGCCGGCTCCGCAACGGCGAAGGCGTCCAGCGCGCCCAACATGAATTTCTATCTGCTGATGGATGACTCGCCGTCCATGGGGATCGGCGCGACCGCGGGCGACATCAGCAAGCTCATCACGTACACCGCCTCCAAGTACCAGTCGGCCACGTCATCGCAGAATTGCGGCTTCGCCTGTCATGAAACCAACATCGCTCACGACGGGGGGACCAAGGACAACCTCGCAATCGCACGGGCTAACAATATCACCTTGCGCATCGATCTCGTGACAAATGCCGTCAACCAGTTGCTCAACTCATGGCCGAACTGCCCGCAGGCCGGCATTTCGGGCGGCGTCATGCAATGCATGGCGGCATTGAACAACACCACCTACAAGGCGGCGCTCTATACGTTCGACGTAGCTTTGAACACATTGGCGACGCTGACCACGCCGACCACCGCCGGAACCAAGGTCTCCAACATCGCGCTGATGCCGGTCTACTATCAGAACTGCGTCTTTTCGGGCTGCTCATCCAGCAGCTCGACCAATCCCCCGACCGACTACGGCACGAATATCGCCGGCGCGCTTACAAGCCTCAACGGCATCATGCCCACCCCCGGGCTCGGCAGCAACACGGCGGGAGATACGCCGCAGGAAGTGGTGTTCCTCGTCACCGACGGCGTCGAAGACAAGATCTCCTCGACTTGCCCCAACGGGAGCTTCGCCTCCTACAAGCGATGCCAGCAGCCGCTCGACACGGCGATGTGCACGAGCATCAAGAACCGGGGCATAAAGATCGCGGTCCTCTACACGGAGTATCTGCAGCTTATCGCCAATGTCGATACCGGCATCCAGAAAACAGATTCCTGGTACATGAACTGGATAGACAAGTACGACCAGCCGACGTCCTCAACCGGCACGATCGCGCAAAATCTCGAGGCGTGCGCCTCGCCGGGCTTCTACAAAAGTGTAAAGAACGGGCAGAACATTTCCGATGCGCTGACCGACCTGTTCATCAAGGTCGCGTCCAGCACAGCCAGCCTCGTGCAGTAG